From Maylandia zebra isolate NMK-2024a linkage group LG11, Mzebra_GT3a, whole genome shotgun sequence, one genomic window encodes:
- the LOC112435075 gene encoding C-C chemokine receptor type 2-like isoform X1 → MSEENTTSYYYSENNTGFTPTYMGDVKDFNKVFLTTLYSLVFIMGFIGNGLVVCVLVKHRNQCNLTDICLFNLALSDLLFVFMLPFYSHYVRVGQWTFGDFMCRLISGSHHIGFFSSIFFMVVMTLDRYMIIVHAHRVARYRTKRASIILTVLVWMLSLFVSLPDFIFRKAKEQESQGVECDYPEESKVWERYSLFTTNVLGLVIPVLVMVGCYSRIIPTLMSMRTAKRHRIVKLIICIVVVFFLLWAPYNISLFLKFLLEKEIILNDKVLDENIRLSITVTEALAYTHCCLNPIIYAFVGEKFMRRALQLLKKLVPGYSRDLTDSSFRRSSVMSRGSEITSSFKL, encoded by the exons TACTCTGAGAACAACACAGGCTTTACTCCTACCTACATGGGTGATGTAAAGGACTTTAACAAAGTGTTTCTCACCACTCTCTACAGTTTGGTTTTCATCATGGGATTCATAG GTAACGGACTAGTGGTGTGTGTCCTGGTGAAGCATCGCAATCAGTGCAACCTGACAGACATCTGCCTCTTCAACCTGGCTCTCTCTGACCTCCTCTTCGTCTTCATGCTGCCATTCTACTCTCACTATGTCAGGGTTGGCCAGTGGACTTTTGGAGACTTCATGTGCCGTTTGATCTCCGGGTCTCACCACATTGGCTTCTTCAGCAGCATCTTCTTCATGGTTGTCATGACGCTGGACCGCTACATGATCATCGTGCACGCTCACAGGGTTGCACGTTATCGCACAAAGAGGGCTTCCATCATTCTGACCGTGCTCGTTTGGATGCTGAGCttgtttgtctctctgccgGATTTTATCTTCAGAAAGGCAAAAGAACAGGAATCCCAAGGAGTGGAGTGTGACTATCCCGAGGAGAGCAAAGTCTGGGAGCGTTACAGCCTGTTCACCACAAATGTGCTGGGTCTCGTGATTCCCGTGCTGGTGATGGTAGGTTGCTACTCCAGAATCATCCCCACACTGATGAGCATGAGGACAGCAAAGAGGCACCGCATCGTCAAGCTGATCATCTGTATAGTGGTTGTATTTTTCTTACTCTGGGCTCCGTATAACATTTCCCTTTTCCTGAAGTTCCtcctggaaaaagaaataatcCTCAATGATAAAGTCTTGGATGAAAATATAAGGCTGTCTATAACAGTGACCGAAGCCTTAGCTTACACTCACTGCTGTCTGAATCCCATCATTTATGCTTTTGTGGGAGAGAAGTTTATGAGACGAGCCTTGCAGCTGCTGAAAAAGTTGGTGCCTGGTTACAGCAGAGATCTGACAGACAGCTCATTCAGGAGGAGCTCAGTTATGTCCAGGGGCTCTGAAATCACCTCCTCTTTTAAACTGTAG
- the LOC112435075 gene encoding C-C chemokine receptor type 2-like isoform X2, with product MGDVKDFNKVFLTTLYSLVFIMGFIGNGLVVCVLVKHRNQCNLTDICLFNLALSDLLFVFMLPFYSHYVRVGQWTFGDFMCRLISGSHHIGFFSSIFFMVVMTLDRYMIIVHAHRVARYRTKRASIILTVLVWMLSLFVSLPDFIFRKAKEQESQGVECDYPEESKVWERYSLFTTNVLGLVIPVLVMVGCYSRIIPTLMSMRTAKRHRIVKLIICIVVVFFLLWAPYNISLFLKFLLEKEIILNDKVLDENIRLSITVTEALAYTHCCLNPIIYAFVGEKFMRRALQLLKKLVPGYSRDLTDSSFRRSSVMSRGSEITSSFKL from the exons ATGGGTGATGTAAAGGACTTTAACAAAGTGTTTCTCACCACTCTCTACAGTTTGGTTTTCATCATGGGATTCATAG GTAACGGACTAGTGGTGTGTGTCCTGGTGAAGCATCGCAATCAGTGCAACCTGACAGACATCTGCCTCTTCAACCTGGCTCTCTCTGACCTCCTCTTCGTCTTCATGCTGCCATTCTACTCTCACTATGTCAGGGTTGGCCAGTGGACTTTTGGAGACTTCATGTGCCGTTTGATCTCCGGGTCTCACCACATTGGCTTCTTCAGCAGCATCTTCTTCATGGTTGTCATGACGCTGGACCGCTACATGATCATCGTGCACGCTCACAGGGTTGCACGTTATCGCACAAAGAGGGCTTCCATCATTCTGACCGTGCTCGTTTGGATGCTGAGCttgtttgtctctctgccgGATTTTATCTTCAGAAAGGCAAAAGAACAGGAATCCCAAGGAGTGGAGTGTGACTATCCCGAGGAGAGCAAAGTCTGGGAGCGTTACAGCCTGTTCACCACAAATGTGCTGGGTCTCGTGATTCCCGTGCTGGTGATGGTAGGTTGCTACTCCAGAATCATCCCCACACTGATGAGCATGAGGACAGCAAAGAGGCACCGCATCGTCAAGCTGATCATCTGTATAGTGGTTGTATTTTTCTTACTCTGGGCTCCGTATAACATTTCCCTTTTCCTGAAGTTCCtcctggaaaaagaaataatcCTCAATGATAAAGTCTTGGATGAAAATATAAGGCTGTCTATAACAGTGACCGAAGCCTTAGCTTACACTCACTGCTGTCTGAATCCCATCATTTATGCTTTTGTGGGAGAGAAGTTTATGAGACGAGCCTTGCAGCTGCTGAAAAAGTTGGTGCCTGGTTACAGCAGAGATCTGACAGACAGCTCATTCAGGAGGAGCTCAGTTATGTCCAGGGGCTCTGAAATCACCTCCTCTTTTAAACTGTAG